One genomic segment of Pleurodeles waltl isolate 20211129_DDA chromosome 11, aPleWal1.hap1.20221129, whole genome shotgun sequence includes these proteins:
- the LRRC15 gene encoding leucine-rich repeat-containing protein 15: MPGVMDRRNHILWLLISLCLSLVRGQCPKECNCPKSGQVDCSGTTITEIPEAIPEDTKTLQMGNTLITELNDDSLQNLTILIILRIEKNELSKITSNALLNLSSLRYLSLSNNKLRDLPADLFQSLKRLETLILSNNQLHQIDPSLLLPLSSLKDLQLQGNNLRFVPDGAFDQLKALTKLNLGKNSLAHLNPKTLEKVTRLQMLRLYENKFTGFPESFFHGLPDLTELGLHQNQIIQLSADLFSNNRNLQKLYLSNNLIEHLPQGIFLNLPEITKLTLYGNALKELNTGVFGPMPKLKDLWLYDNQLMTIPDFVFNNLTELQLLILSRNKIRSISARSFSGLGELLEISLHTNALSMLDEDVFSALPKLQNISLQNNQLQTLPGSLFGKFNNVMNVQLQNNSFETLRVDFLESLGHLQEVKLFDNPWKCDKGIIDLKDWLQTNQHKLGNNSEPVCSKPLFLKSLSLLELSTDQLLVEVTTTKEHLTMTHQGSSHDDTDETTLPDVFNTATEEDEREPRPRPSMPDDEQERGLWGLTRLQSGLLVTTIVFCCIALVCTLIVCAVYKRKKKSNIDLLKMKEKNEV; this comes from the coding sequence gtgttaTGGACCGACGCAACCACATTTTGTGGCTTTTGATTTCCCTTTGCTTGTCCCTCGTGCGTGGTCAATGTCCCAAAGAATGCAACTGTCCCAAATCTGGTCAAGTGGATTGTTCTGGAACAACAATCACAGAAATTCCTGAGGCTATTCCTGAGGATACAAAAACTCTTCAAATGGGAAACACCCTAATAACAGAGCTGAATGATGATTCTTTACAGAATTTGACTATATTGATTATCTTGCGAATTGAAAAGAACGAGCTGTCAAAGATTACTTCTAATGCTCTCTTAAACCTTTCATCTCTACGTTACCTAAGTCTGTCCAACAACAAGTTGCGTGATCTCCCTGCTGATCTATTTCAAAGTCTGAAAAGGTTGGAAACACTCATACTTTCCAACAATCAACTCCACCAGATAGATCCATCTCTCCTGTTGCCACTCAGTAGTTTGAAAGATCTTCAGCTTCAgggcaacaacctgcgctttgtgcCCGATGGTGCATTTGACCAATTGAAAGCACTCACTAAACTAAACCTGGGGAAAAACAGCCTTGCACACCTCAACCCCAAGACTCTAGAAAAAGTGACTCGACTACAGATGTTAAGGCTCTATGAAAATAAATTTACTGGTTTCCCAGAAAGTTTCTTCCATGGCCTTCCTGATCTTACTGAGCTTGGGCTGCATCAAAACCAGATTATACAATTATCAGCGGATCTCTTTTCGAACAATCGAAATTTACAGAAACTGTACTTGTCAAATAATTTAATTGAACATTTGCCTCAAGGAATCTTTTTAAATTTGCCTGAGATCACAAAGCTAACATTGTATGGCAATGCCTTAAAGGAGCTCAATACTGGTGTATTTGGACCAATGCCAAAACTTAAGGATCTATGGCTGTATGATAACCAACTTATGACCATTCCAGATTTTGTGTTTAACAACTTAACAGAGTTGCAGTTATTGATTCTCAGCAGGAACAAGATCCGTTCTATATCTGCCAGGTCATTCAGTggccttggagaacttttggaaatttCCCTTCACACCAATGCTCTCTCCATGTTGGATGAAGATGTTTTCAGTGCCTTGCCCAAGCTGCAGAATATTTCACTTCAAAATAACCAGCTTCAGACTCTGCCCGGAAGCCTTTTTGGAAAGTTTAACAATGTGATGAATGTGCAGCTGCAAAACAACTCCTTTGAGACTCTCCGAGTGGATTTCCTTGAGTCTTTGGGACACCTGCAGGAAGTGAAATTGTTTGACAATCCCTGGAAATGTGATAAAGGTATCATTGATCTTAAGGACTGGTTACAGACAAATCAACATAAATTAGGAAACAACAGTGAACCTGTATGTTCCAAGCCTCTGTTCTTAAAGAGTTTATCACTACTGGAGTTGAGCACAGACCAATTATTGGTTGAGGTCACTACAACAAAAGAGCACCTAACTATGACCCACCAAGGGTCCTCTCATGATGACACTGATGAAACCACACTGCCTGATGTTTTTAATACAGCCACTGAagaagatgagagggaacccagaccACGTCCATCTATGCCAGACGATGAGCAAGAAAGAGGCCTATGGGGCTTGACCCGTCTTCAAAGTGGATTGCTTGTTACaacaattgttttttgttgtatAGCTCTTGTGTGTACTTTAATTGTGTGTGCAGTGtataaaaggaagaaaaagagtAACATTGATCtattgaaaatgaaagaaaagaatgaagtttaa